A section of the Cygnus olor isolate bCygOlo1 chromosome 14, bCygOlo1.pri.v2, whole genome shotgun sequence genome encodes:
- the GFPT2 gene encoding glutamine--fructose-6-phosphate aminotransferase [isomerizing] 2 isoform X1, whose product MYSPAFYKCQQGIFAYLNYRVPRTRKEIFETLIKGLQRLEYRGYDSAGVAIDGNNNEDKERFIKLVKKRGKVKALEEELYKQDGLDSKADFETHFGIAHTRWATHGVPSAINSHPQRSDKGNEFVVIHNGIITNYKDLRKFLESKGYEFESETDTETIPKLIKYMYDNRESEDTSFSALVERVIQQLEGAFALVFKSIHYPGEAVATRRGSPLLIGVRSKYKLSTEQIPVLYRTCNIENVKNMCNSRMKRLDSSTCLHAVGDKAVEFFFASDASAIIEHTNRVIFLEDDDIAAVTDGKLSIHRLERSASDDPSRAIQTLQMELQQIMKGNFSAFMQKEIFEQPESVVNTMRGRVNFESSTVLLGGLKDHLKEIRRCRRLIIIGCGTSYHAAVATRQVLEELTELPVMVELASDFLDRNTPVFRDDVCFFISQSGETADTLMALRYCKERRALTVGITNTVGSSISRETDCGVHINAGPEIGVASTKAYTSQFVSLVMFGLMMSEDRISLQKRRQEIISGLKSLPEMIKEVLSLDEKIHDLALELYKQRSLLVMGRGYNYATCLEGALKIKEITYMHSEGILAGELKHGPLALIDKQMPVIMVIMKDPCFTKCQNALQQVTARQGRPIILCSKEDTESSKFAYKTIELPHTVDCLQGVLSVIPLQLLSFHLAVLRGYDVDFPRNLAKSVTVE is encoded by the exons ATGTACAGCCCAGCTTTCTACAAGTGCCAGCAAG gAATTTTTGCTTATCTGAACTACAGAGTACCTCGGACTcgaaaggaaatatttgaaacCCTGATAAAAGGATTACAGAGATTGGAATACAGAGGATATGACTCTGCAG GAGTGGCAATTGAtggaaataataatgaagataaAGAAAGGTTCATCAAACTGGtcaagaaaagaggaaaagtaaagGCCCTGGAAGAAGAGTTGTACA AACAAGATGGCTTGGATTCCAAAGCAGattttgaaacacattttgGAATTGCTCATACTCGCTGGGCGACCCATGGAGTACCAAGTGCAATAAACAGTCACCCTCAGAGATCAGATAAAGGGAATG aattTGTTGTTATCCATAATGGAATCATCACAAATTACAAGGACCTGAGAAAATTTTTG GAGAGCAAAGGCTACGAATTCGAATCTGAAACAGATACAGAAACGATCCCCAAATTGATCAAATACATGTATGACAACAGAGAGAGTGAAGACACCAGTTTTTCAGCTTTGGTAGAAAGAGTTATTCAACAGTTG GAAGGTGCTTTTGCATTGGTTTTCAAGAGTATCCATTACCCAGGTGAAGCTGTTGCTACCAG GAGAGGGAGTCCTTTGCTCATTGGGGTTAGAAGCAAGTACAAGCTCTCCACTGAACAGATTCCTGTTCTATATAGAACAT GCAACATTGAGAATGTGAAGAACATGTGCAATTCACGAATGAAAAGACTGGACAGCTCTACCTGCCTTCATGCTGTTGGGGATAAGGCAGtggaatttttctttgcttcagatgCAAG TGCTATCATTGAGCATACCAACAGAGTAATTTTCTTAGAAGATGATGACATTGCAGCAGTAACTGATGGGAAGCTTTCGATTCACCGTCTCGAGCGTTCAGCTAGTGATGATCCTTCCAGGGCCATCCAAACCTTGCAGATGGAATTGCAGCAAATCATGAAGG GTAACTTCAGTGCGTTCATGCAAAAGGAAATCTTTGAACAACCAGAATCAGTTGTCAACACTATGAGAGGCAGGGTGAATTTCGAGAGCAGCACAG TTCTGCTGGGGGGCCTGAAGGACCatttgaaagaaatcagaagatgCCGAAGACTGATCATTATTGGCTGTGGGACCAGTTACCATGCTGCAGTAGCT ACTCGACAAGTATTGGAAGAATTAACTGAACTACCAGTGATGGTGGAACTTGCTAGTGACTTCCTGGATAGAAACACACCTGTGTTCAGAGATGACGTGTGCTTTTTTATAAGTCAGTCAG GTGAAACTGCAGATACGCTTATGGCCTTGAGGTATTGTAAAGAACGTCGTGCTCTAACAGTTGGCATCACAAACACAGTTGGAAGCTCGATATCCAGGGAGACTGACTGTGGTGTACATATCAATGCAGGACCTGAAATAGGTGTGGCAAGCACAAAG GCTTATACCAGCCAATTTGTGTCTCTTGTAATGTTTGGCCTCATGATGTCTGAAGACAGAATTTCCTTGCAGAAAAGGAGACAGGAAATCATTAGTGGACTAAAATCGTTGCCAG AGATGATTAAGGAAGTCTTGTCCTTGGATGAGAAGATTCATGATTTGGCTCTTGAACTGTACAAACAAAGATCACTGCTGGTTATGGGTCGTGGATATAATTATGCCACTTGTCTGGAAGGAGCTCTG aaaataaaagaaattacatataTGCACTCTGAAGGTATCCTGGCTGGTGAGCTGAAACATGGACCACTAGCCCTAATAGATAAACAAATGCCAGTTATCATGGTGATAATGAAGGATCCTTGCTTCACCAAATGCCAGAATGCTCTGCAACAGGTCACTGCTCGACAG ggtCGTCCAATCATTCTGTGTTCTAAAGAAGACACAGAAAGCTCAAAATTTGCCTACAAGACCATTGAGCTGCCTCATACAGTTGACTGCCTTCAAGGAGTCTTGAGTGTTATTCCTCTCCAGTTGCTTTCATTCCACCTGGCTGTTCTCAGAGGATATGAT
- the GFPT2 gene encoding glutamine--fructose-6-phosphate aminotransferase [isomerizing] 2 isoform X2 codes for MCGIFAYLNYRVPRTRKEIFETLIKGLQRLEYRGYDSAGVAIDGNNNEDKERFIKLVKKRGKVKALEEELYKQDGLDSKADFETHFGIAHTRWATHGVPSAINSHPQRSDKGNEFVVIHNGIITNYKDLRKFLESKGYEFESETDTETIPKLIKYMYDNRESEDTSFSALVERVIQQLEGAFALVFKSIHYPGEAVATRRGSPLLIGVRSKYKLSTEQIPVLYRTCNIENVKNMCNSRMKRLDSSTCLHAVGDKAVEFFFASDASAIIEHTNRVIFLEDDDIAAVTDGKLSIHRLERSASDDPSRAIQTLQMELQQIMKGNFSAFMQKEIFEQPESVVNTMRGRVNFESSTVLLGGLKDHLKEIRRCRRLIIIGCGTSYHAAVATRQVLEELTELPVMVELASDFLDRNTPVFRDDVCFFISQSGETADTLMALRYCKERRALTVGITNTVGSSISRETDCGVHINAGPEIGVASTKAYTSQFVSLVMFGLMMSEDRISLQKRRQEIISGLKSLPEMIKEVLSLDEKIHDLALELYKQRSLLVMGRGYNYATCLEGALKIKEITYMHSEGILAGELKHGPLALIDKQMPVIMVIMKDPCFTKCQNALQQVTARQGRPIILCSKEDTESSKFAYKTIELPHTVDCLQGVLSVIPLQLLSFHLAVLRGYDVDFPRNLAKSVTVE; via the exons ATGTGCG gAATTTTTGCTTATCTGAACTACAGAGTACCTCGGACTcgaaaggaaatatttgaaacCCTGATAAAAGGATTACAGAGATTGGAATACAGAGGATATGACTCTGCAG GAGTGGCAATTGAtggaaataataatgaagataaAGAAAGGTTCATCAAACTGGtcaagaaaagaggaaaagtaaagGCCCTGGAAGAAGAGTTGTACA AACAAGATGGCTTGGATTCCAAAGCAGattttgaaacacattttgGAATTGCTCATACTCGCTGGGCGACCCATGGAGTACCAAGTGCAATAAACAGTCACCCTCAGAGATCAGATAAAGGGAATG aattTGTTGTTATCCATAATGGAATCATCACAAATTACAAGGACCTGAGAAAATTTTTG GAGAGCAAAGGCTACGAATTCGAATCTGAAACAGATACAGAAACGATCCCCAAATTGATCAAATACATGTATGACAACAGAGAGAGTGAAGACACCAGTTTTTCAGCTTTGGTAGAAAGAGTTATTCAACAGTTG GAAGGTGCTTTTGCATTGGTTTTCAAGAGTATCCATTACCCAGGTGAAGCTGTTGCTACCAG GAGAGGGAGTCCTTTGCTCATTGGGGTTAGAAGCAAGTACAAGCTCTCCACTGAACAGATTCCTGTTCTATATAGAACAT GCAACATTGAGAATGTGAAGAACATGTGCAATTCACGAATGAAAAGACTGGACAGCTCTACCTGCCTTCATGCTGTTGGGGATAAGGCAGtggaatttttctttgcttcagatgCAAG TGCTATCATTGAGCATACCAACAGAGTAATTTTCTTAGAAGATGATGACATTGCAGCAGTAACTGATGGGAAGCTTTCGATTCACCGTCTCGAGCGTTCAGCTAGTGATGATCCTTCCAGGGCCATCCAAACCTTGCAGATGGAATTGCAGCAAATCATGAAGG GTAACTTCAGTGCGTTCATGCAAAAGGAAATCTTTGAACAACCAGAATCAGTTGTCAACACTATGAGAGGCAGGGTGAATTTCGAGAGCAGCACAG TTCTGCTGGGGGGCCTGAAGGACCatttgaaagaaatcagaagatgCCGAAGACTGATCATTATTGGCTGTGGGACCAGTTACCATGCTGCAGTAGCT ACTCGACAAGTATTGGAAGAATTAACTGAACTACCAGTGATGGTGGAACTTGCTAGTGACTTCCTGGATAGAAACACACCTGTGTTCAGAGATGACGTGTGCTTTTTTATAAGTCAGTCAG GTGAAACTGCAGATACGCTTATGGCCTTGAGGTATTGTAAAGAACGTCGTGCTCTAACAGTTGGCATCACAAACACAGTTGGAAGCTCGATATCCAGGGAGACTGACTGTGGTGTACATATCAATGCAGGACCTGAAATAGGTGTGGCAAGCACAAAG GCTTATACCAGCCAATTTGTGTCTCTTGTAATGTTTGGCCTCATGATGTCTGAAGACAGAATTTCCTTGCAGAAAAGGAGACAGGAAATCATTAGTGGACTAAAATCGTTGCCAG AGATGATTAAGGAAGTCTTGTCCTTGGATGAGAAGATTCATGATTTGGCTCTTGAACTGTACAAACAAAGATCACTGCTGGTTATGGGTCGTGGATATAATTATGCCACTTGTCTGGAAGGAGCTCTG aaaataaaagaaattacatataTGCACTCTGAAGGTATCCTGGCTGGTGAGCTGAAACATGGACCACTAGCCCTAATAGATAAACAAATGCCAGTTATCATGGTGATAATGAAGGATCCTTGCTTCACCAAATGCCAGAATGCTCTGCAACAGGTCACTGCTCGACAG ggtCGTCCAATCATTCTGTGTTCTAAAGAAGACACAGAAAGCTCAAAATTTGCCTACAAGACCATTGAGCTGCCTCATACAGTTGACTGCCTTCAAGGAGTCTTGAGTGTTATTCCTCTCCAGTTGCTTTCATTCCACCTGGCTGTTCTCAGAGGATATGAT